In Candidatus Deferrimicrobiaceae bacterium, the DNA window CGTAGGTCAGGTATTGCACGAGGACCGGCATGTTCGCGATGGGGAACATGAATCCGGACAGGAGGACCGCGGGGAAATAGAAGAAGAAGACCGTCATCATCGCCTGCTGCTGCGTGCCGCTGACCGTCGAGATGAAGAGCCCGATCCCGAGCGTGGTCATGAGGTAGAACGTCGTGGCGAGAAGGAGCAGGGGAAGGCTGCCCCGGATCGGCACATCGAACCAGAAAACTCCGATCCCTGCGATCATGAGGACGTCCGCATACCCGACCAAGGCGAAAGGGAGCGTCTTCCCGAGGATGAACTCGGCGGGGGTGATCGGCGACACCAGGATCTGCTCGATCGTCCCGACCTCCTTTTCCCGGACCACCGCCATGCTCGAGAGAGTCAGGGTGATGAGCATCACGATGAGCGCGATCACCCCGGGAACGTAAAAGTTCCGGCTCTCCAGGTTCTCGTTGAACCAGGCGCGGGGGACAAGCTCGATCCCTTTTCGAGGCGGTACCGCCCCTAGGAGGCGGGACAGGCGGGCAAGGAGGACCTGCCCGGAGTACTCTCCCGCGATCCTCCCCGAGTAGTCGAGAACGATCCCTGCGGTGTTCGAATCGGTCCCGTCCACGATGACCTGGAGCACGGCCGTCCTTCCCGCCCGGAGGTCCTGCGCGAACCCCTCGTCGATCCGCAGGATCGCTCCCGCCTTCCCTTCGTCGAGGAGGCGCGAGGCCTCGTCGGGGTCCCGGGTCCGCGATACGAACCGGAAATACCCCGAGGCGGAGAAGCGGGAGAGCAGGTCCCGCGAGGACGCGCTGCCGTCGAAGTCCACGACGGCCGTGGGGACCCGACGCACGTCCGTGGTGACGGCATAGCCGAAGACCATCACCTGGACGAGCGGCATGAGAAGAACCATCCTGCGCAATTTCGGGTCCCGGAACAGCTGCAGGAATTCCTTGACGAGCATGTGGCGGATCCGCTCCCCCATGGTCCCCCCTACATGCGCTTCTTCCGGAACTTCCGGTCGGCCAGCGCGAGGACGGCCGCACCGAACGCGGCGAGCATCGCGGCATCCATCCACAGGACCGTGATCCCGACCCCCTTCAGGTAGATCCCCTTGAGGATCACCACGAGATACCGGGCGGGGATGGCGTAGGTGAACCCCTGGATGACCACCGGCATGTTCCCGATGGCGTAGACGAACCCCGACAGCAGGAACGCGGGGAGGAAGGTGAGCACGATCGCGAGCTGGCTCGCCACCAGCTGGGATCTCGTGACGATGCTGATGAGCATCCCCAGGGAGAGCCCCCCGGCCAGGAAAACCGCCGCCATCCCGAAAAGCAAAAACAGGCTGCCGCGCAGCGGAACGTGGAAGAGGAATTCCCCCATTCCCACCGCAAGGACGACGTCGAGCATCCCCAGGGCGAAATACGGGACGAGCTTCCCCAGGAGGAGCTCCCGGGAGGTGACGGGCGTGGAGATGAGCTGCTCCATCGTCCCCTGTTCCCATTCCTTCGCCACGGTGAGCGAGGTCAGCATCGCGGCGATCACCATCATGATGACGGCGATGAGCCCCGGGATGATGTAGTTCTTCGACTCCCGGTCGGCGTTGAACCAGACGCGGGACCTCACCTCGATCGGTTCGGGCATGTTCCTTTCCCCTCCGATCCGTGCCGCCCGGGCCGCGACATCCCGGGAGTACGCCCGGGCCACTCCTTCCGCGTACCCGAGGGCGATCGATGCGGTGTTGGAGTCGGAACCGTCGATGAGAAACTGGACCGGGGCCGCGCGGCTCCCCGCGAGGAGGGAGGAAAAGTCCCGGGGGACGACGACCGCCGCCAGGACGGTCCCCGACTCGATCGCACGCTCGATCCCGGCGTAGCCGGTTGCCCGCAGGCGAACGGCGAAATACCTCGATCCGTCGAACCGGCTCACGAGTTCCCGGCTCTCGGGGGAACCGCTCTGGTCCCAGACCGCGATCGGCACGTTGTCCACGTCCAGGGTGAGGGCGTATCCGAACAGCATCAGCATCAGCATGGGAATGGCGATCGCCATGCCGAGGCTCCTGGGGTCGCGGCGGATGTGGAGGAACTCCTTGCGGGCCACCGCCCGGACGCGCCTAAGGTTCATCGCCTGACTTCCGCGAGCGGCCCGGTTTCGCGGTCCTTCTCCTCGACGAGGGAGACGAAGACGTCTTCCAGGGAGGGGGGGATCCGCTCGATCCGGGTCACGGGGAACCCGCCCGCCGTAAGCGAGGACCGGAGAAGGGTCGTCGACTCCTCCCCCCGGGCGACCACCGCGTGGATCTCCCTCCCGAAGAGGGCCGCCCCCCGCACCCCCGGGACTCCTTCGAGCATTCCGATCGCATCCTGCGGCCGGTCGCAGCGGATCTCCACCACCTCCTCCTTCATCAGGCGGCTCTTCAACTCCTCCGGGGTTCCCAGCGCCACCAGGCCGCCCCGGTAGATGAGCCCCAGGCGGTCGCAGTACTCGGCTTCCTCCATGTAGTGGGTCGTCACAAAGACCGTGACCCCCTTCGATGAGAGTCGGTAGATCAGGTCCCAGAAGTTCCGGCGGCTGATCGGGTCGACCCCGGAGGTGGGCTCGTCCAGGAACAGGATCGGAGGTTCGTGCAGGATTGCGCACCCCAGGGCAAGCCTCTGTTTCCAACCGCCGGAGAGAAACGCCGTCTTCGTGTCCCGGTGACCGGCGAGGCCGGCCATCGAGAGGACCCACTCCTTCCGCTCCCGCTTCCTGTCCGCCGGAATCCGATAGATCCCGCTGTAGAAGTCGATGTTTTCCCCGACGGTCAGGTCCTCGTAGAGGGAGAACCGCTGGGACATGTATCCGATGTGCTGCTTGATCGCCTCCGGCTCGGTCAACAGATCGTACCCCGCCACCTTTCCCTCTCCCTCCGTCGGGGAAAGAAGGCCGCACAGCATCCGGATCGTCGTCGACTTGCCCGCTCCGTTCGGGCCCAGGAAACCGAAGATCTCCCCTTTCCTTATGTCGAAGCGCAAATCCTTGACCGCCTCGAACGCGCCGAACCGCTTCCCGAGGCCGCGCACGGTGACGGCAACCTCTTCCGCCGTGCGGATCACGATTCGGAACCCCCGTCGGAGGAGATCAGGGCGACGAAGACGTCCTCGAGGGCCGGCTCGATCGGCCGGATCGCCGAGTACGGGATCCCGGCTCCTGATAGGGCTTTTTCCATTGCCGGAACGGCACGATCGGGCTCCCTCGTCCCCACGTGCAACCGCTCCCCGTACAGGCTCACCGTTTCGCCGGGCATCTCCTTTCGGAGGATTTCCGCCGCATGCCGGGGCTTTTCGCAACGGACCTCGAGGATCATGCCGGGGTAGAGGCCCTTCACCTCCTCCGGGGATCCCAACGCCAGGAATTTCCCCTTGTGGAGAAGGGCCAGCCGCTGGAACCGCTCCGCCTCGTCGAGATAGGCCGTAGAGACAAAGATCGTGACCCGTTCCCGCAACAGCCGGTAGAGAATTCGCCAGAAGTCCCTCCGGGAGACGGGGTCGACGCCGTTGGTCGGCTCATCGAGGAAGAGCACCCTCGGAGTGTGGACGAGGGCGCAGGCAAGCCCCAGTTTCTGTTTCATCCCGCCGGAGAGGTGCCCCGCCAGGCGCCGCTGGAAAGGGGTCAGGTTGCTGAAGGCCAGCAGTTCCTCGACCCTCTCCCGCCGCCCCCTGCGGGGAACGCCGTACAGGTCGGCATAGAAGGCGATATTTTCCATCACGGAGAGATCGGCGTAGAGCCCGAACCGCTGGCTCATGTACCCGATCTCCTCGTGGATCTTCCCGGCCTCTTTGTCGATCGAATGGCCCATCACCCACGCCTCGCCTGCCGTGGGGTCGAGGATCCCGGTGAGGAGGCGCATCACCGTCGTCTTCCCCGCGCCGTCCGGCCCCACCAGGCCGAAGATCTCCCCTTCGCCCACCGTCAAGGTGAGGCGGTCCACAGCGACGGTGTCGTGGAACTTCCGGGTAAGACCCTCAGTCCGAATCGCGTCCAACACGCACCTCCCCCGCCTCCTCCGTCCGGATGACCGCATCCGCCGGCATGCCGGGCTTGAGCTCCATCGCCGGGTTGGGGATGTCGACCTTGATCCGGTAGACGAGCTTCACCCTCTCTTTCTGCGTCTGGACGCTCTTCGGCGTGAACTCGGCCTGGGGGGCGATGAAGGAGACGCGCCCGGTGTACTTCTTCCCCGGATAGGTGTCGGTGGTGACCGTTACGGGCTGCCCTACCTTGACCCGTCCCAGGTCGGTCTCCTCGATGTACGCCCGGAGCCAGACATTGGACAGATCGCCCACCGTAACCACCGGGGTCCCCGGGGCGACGTAGTCCCCGGCCTCGACATTTTCGGACAGAACGACGCCGGAGAGCGGCGCGGTGACCGACCCGTAGCCGAGGCGCACCTTCGCGAGCTTAAGGGCCTCCCCCGCCTGCTCCAGCCGGGCCCGGGCCAGTTCGATCGTTTCTTTTCTCGGTCCCTCCTCCACAAGGAGCAGGGCCTCCCTCGCTTCCTTGACCCTTGCCCGGGCCACCTCGCTCGCGGCTTTCGCCGCTTCGTATTCGCGGGCCGCGATCACTCCCCGGGAATACAGGGCCGCGGCGCGCTCGTCATCGCGCACGAGGCGGACCGCCTCGGCATCCGCACGGGCCACCGTCGCGCGGGCCGCCCCGATTTCCTGGGGCCGGGAGCCTGCGAGGAGATCCCGGAGAGCAGCCTCCGCCGCCCGGCGCTCGGCTTCCTTGAGCCGCACCTCCCCTTCCAGGTCCTCGATGTCCAGGCGGGCGACGAGCTGGCCCCGGGTGACCATCATCCCCTCGCCCACCAGCCTCTCCTGCACGCGGCCGGGAATCCGGAAGCTCACGTCCACGTCGGTCACCTCGATGTTTCCCGAGACCCGGACCGCTCCTTCGGCCTCTCCCCCCCGAAAACGGAAGTACGCCATTGTCCCCGCGACAGCGATTAGAACGATCACCCCCGCCCACATCGCTTTTCGCCGGTTCAT includes these proteins:
- a CDS encoding efflux RND transporter periplasmic adaptor subunit translates to MNRRKAMWAGVIVLIAVAGTMAYFRFRGGEAEGAVRVSGNIEVTDVDVSFRIPGRVQERLVGEGMMVTRGQLVARLDIEDLEGEVRLKEAERRAAEAALRDLLAGSRPQEIGAARATVARADAEAVRLVRDDERAAALYSRGVIAAREYEAAKAASEVARARVKEAREALLLVEEGPRKETIELARARLEQAGEALKLAKVRLGYGSVTAPLSGVVLSENVEAGDYVAPGTPVVTVGDLSNVWLRAYIEETDLGRVKVGQPVTVTTDTYPGKKYTGRVSFIAPQAEFTPKSVQTQKERVKLVYRIKVDIPNPAMELKPGMPADAVIRTEEAGEVRVGRDSD
- a CDS encoding ABC transporter permease, whose protein sequence is MGERIRHMLVKEFLQLFRDPKLRRMVLLMPLVQVMVFGYAVTTDVRRVPTAVVDFDGSASSRDLLSRFSASGYFRFVSRTRDPDEASRLLDEGKAGAILRIDEGFAQDLRAGRTAVLQVIVDGTDSNTAGIVLDYSGRIAGEYSGQVLLARLSRLLGAVPPRKGIELVPRAWFNENLESRNFYVPGVIALIVMLITLTLSSMAVVREKEVGTIEQILVSPITPAEFILGKTLPFALVGYADVLMIAGIGVFWFDVPIRGSLPLLLLATTFYLMTTLGIGLFISTVSGTQQQAMMTVFFFYFPAVLLSGFMFPIANMPVLVQYLTY
- a CDS encoding ABC transporter ATP-binding protein translates to MDAIRTEGLTRKFHDTVAVDRLTLTVGEGEIFGLVGPDGAGKTTVMRLLTGILDPTAGEAWVMGHSIDKEAGKIHEEIGYMSQRFGLYADLSVMENIAFYADLYGVPRRGRRERVEELLAFSNLTPFQRRLAGHLSGGMKQKLGLACALVHTPRVLFLDEPTNGVDPVSRRDFWRILYRLLRERVTIFVSTAYLDEAERFQRLALLHKGKFLALGSPEEVKGLYPGMILEVRCEKPRHAAEILRKEMPGETVSLYGERLHVGTREPDRAVPAMEKALSGAGIPYSAIRPIEPALEDVFVALISSDGGSES
- a CDS encoding ABC transporter permease; translated protein: MNLRRVRAVARKEFLHIRRDPRSLGMAIAIPMLMLMLFGYALTLDVDNVPIAVWDQSGSPESRELVSRFDGSRYFAVRLRATGYAGIERAIESGTVLAAVVVPRDFSSLLAGSRAAPVQFLIDGSDSNTASIALGYAEGVARAYSRDVAARAARIGGERNMPEPIEVRSRVWFNADRESKNYIIPGLIAVIMMVIAAMLTSLTVAKEWEQGTMEQLISTPVTSRELLLGKLVPYFALGMLDVVLAVGMGEFLFHVPLRGSLFLLFGMAAVFLAGGLSLGMLISIVTRSQLVASQLAIVLTFLPAFLLSGFVYAIGNMPVVIQGFTYAIPARYLVVILKGIYLKGVGITVLWMDAAMLAAFGAAVLALADRKFRKKRM
- a CDS encoding ABC transporter ATP-binding protein: MIRTAEEVAVTVRGLGKRFGAFEAVKDLRFDIRKGEIFGFLGPNGAGKSTTIRMLCGLLSPTEGEGKVAGYDLLTEPEAIKQHIGYMSQRFSLYEDLTVGENIDFYSGIYRIPADRKRERKEWVLSMAGLAGHRDTKTAFLSGGWKQRLALGCAILHEPPILFLDEPTSGVDPISRRNFWDLIYRLSSKGVTVFVTTHYMEEAEYCDRLGLIYRGGLVALGTPEELKSRLMKEEVVEIRCDRPQDAIGMLEGVPGVRGAALFGREIHAVVARGEESTTLLRSSLTAGGFPVTRIERIPPSLEDVFVSLVEEKDRETGPLAEVRR